The Erythrobacter sp. SDW2 region ACAGGTAGTCGGAGAGATATTCGTCGAGCGCCTCGGTCACTTCCGAGGGCAGCTTCTCCATCACCTCGTCGGCCTTGGGCTTGAAGTCGGCCCAGAACTTGGCGAGCAGCTCCTTGTACTCCTCGCGCCCGTCGGAGACGGTGTCGAGCTCGTCCTCCATCCCGGCGGTGAAGTCATAAGCGACATACTGCGGGAAGAAGCGTTCGAGGAACACCGTGAGCAATCGCCCCGATTCCTCTGCAAAGAAACGGTTTTTCTCCATCCGAACATAGTCGCGGTCGCGCAGGGTCTGGATGGTCGAGGCATAGGTCGACGGGCGGCCGATGCCGAGTTCCTCGAGCCGCTTGACCAGCGAAGCTTCGGAAAAACGCGGCGGCGGCTGGGTGAAGTGCTGGTTGGCCTCCACGCCGCGCTTGGCCGGACTGTCGCCCTTGTGCATGACGGGCAATAGACCGTCATCGTCATCCTCGGACTTTTCGTCGAAGCTTTCCTGGTACACCGCAAAATAGCCCGGGAATTTCACTACCTGGCCGCTGGCGCGCAGCTCGTGCTGCCCGGTCGCATCGCGCAGCGTCACGGTGGTGCGTTCGAGCTGCGCGGCGGACATCTGGCTCGCCATCGCGCGCTTGAAGATCAGGTCATAAAGCTTTGCTTCGTCACCGGAAGCCGCATGCTCGCGCTTGAAATTGGTCGGTCGGATCGCCTCGTGCGCCTCCTGCGCGTTCTTGGCCTTGGTGGCGTAGAAGCGCGGCTTTTCGGGCCGGTAATCCTCGCTGAAGCGCTCGGCGATGGCATCACGCGCGGCCATGATTGCCGACATGTCCATCTGCACGCCGTCGGTCCGCATGTAAGTGATTGCGCCGGCCTCATACAGCGATTGCGCGAGCCGCATGGTGTGGCTGGCCGAATAGCCGAGCTTGCGCGCGGCCTCCTGCTGCAGGGTCGAGGTGGTGAACGGCGGCGCGGGATTGCGCTTGAGCGGCTTGGTCTCGATGTCCTCTACCGTGAAGCGCCCCTGCTCCACCGCCGCCTTGGCCGCGAGCGCCGAGCCTTCATTGCCCAGCGTCATCTTGTCGAGCTTCTTGCCCTCGAACCTGACCAGGCGGGCATCGAACTCGGTCCCGTCGTGGAGCAGCTTGGCAACGACCGACCAGTATTCCTCGGCCCGGAAGGCCTCGATCTCGCGCTCGCGGTCGACGATCAGCCGCAGCGCGACCGACTGCACCCGGCCCGCGCTCTTGGCGCCGGGCAGCTTGCGCCACAGCACGGGGCTGAGGGTAAAGCCGAACAGGTAATCGAGCGCGCGGCGGGCGAGATAGGCATCGATCAGCGGCTGGTCGAGTTCGCGGGGGCGGCCCATCGCTTCGGTCACCGCGGCCTTGGTGATGGCGTTGAAGGTGACACGGTCGACCTTGGCGGGCAGTGCCTTGCGCTTGGCCAGCAGCTCGCGCACGTGCCACGAGATCGCCTCGCCTTCACGGTCGGGGTCGGTCGCGAGCACGAGCCGATCGGCCTTCTTCGCGGCGTCGGCGATTTCCTTGAAGCGGCTCTGCTTGTCGCGATAGAGTTCCCAGTCCATCGCGAAATCCTCGTCCGGCCGCACGCTGCCGTCCTTGGGCGGCAGATCGCGGACATGGCCATAGGAGGCGAGGACCTTGAAGTCCTTGCCCAGGTAACCCTCGATGGTCTTCGCCTTGGCCGGCGATTCAACGATAACAAGCTGCATGTGAGGTGCGATCCAGTCCCTTACGCGTATACGTGTACGTACGCGCGAGGGTGGGGTTGGGTTCACGGAGGTGTCAAGCGGCAGAGCTAAGCAGCACTATTTCAGTTCGAATTGAACCGCCGATATACACCCCAGCACAGCAAACATAAACCGCCCAAGAGCGGCCAACGAGCTTCAAGACCTGTGTCCAAAATTTCGGCACCTCGCAGCACGTTCCCAAACACTCCGGAACCGCCGTAGCGGATGTCCATCAGAATGACGCTGGCCAACGCGATCGCAATCCCAGCCATGATGAAACGATTGGCACTCCTATAATCCATCTTATGCTGCTCCGTACCCTAACAGCCCTTTCAGATGGGACACATGCGCCAACGTAGCAATCCGGCTAATTTCAATCCATTGCGTTAGTCGTCTTTCAATGCGCCCACGCAAGCCGGACATTCTTCGTTTGCCCCGGGGTCGGTCCCATACGGAATAACGGCACCGCAGTAAGGACATCTGCGACCATCTCGCTCGGCTGCGTCATGTTGCGCTTGGTCGAGCAACTCCAGCTCATGCTTCGCTTGTCCCATCTGGGACCTCCTTGCTTCTCTTTGAGTCCTACGAGAAGCTAGCCGACAGCCGTCAAAATGCAAGTTTGGAGAACATGATTAACACCCTCAGCGTGACCCTATCTTAAACTCACCCGCCCAGCCGCGTGCCGCTCCAGCCGCCCGGCAATCTCCAACTCCAGCAGCGCCAGTTGCACCGACGCGGCGCTTGTCCCCGACTGGCGGATCAGTTCGTCCACGGCCACCGGGGCGGTGGTCAGCAGGCTCGCAATATCGGCGGGCTCGGCCTTGGCCAGTTCCTCCGGCGCGTGGTCGAAATCGTGCCAACCGCCCTCGCGGAAGCTCGACCGCGGGGTGCCCTCGAAGCTGCTGAGCAGTTCGACCACATCCTCCGGCCCCTGCACCAGCACCACGCCTTCGCGGATCAGCTGGTTGCACCCGGCAGAACGGGCATCGAGCGGGGAGCCGGGGATCGCCATGACCTCCCTGCCCGCCTCGCCCGCCAGCCGCGCGGTGATGAGCGAGCCTGACTTCGGCGCAGCCTCGACCACCAGCGTGCCTGCCGCGAGGCCAGCGATAATGCGGTTGCGGCTGGGGAAGTGGCTCCCGCGCGGTTCGGTGCCCGGCGGTTGCTCGGCCAGCAGCAGCGCTTCGCTGCCGATGCGCTCCTGCAGCTCGGCATGCTGCGGCGGATAGGCGATGTCGATCCCGCTGGCGATGACGCCGATGGTCGCCCGCGAGGGATCGCTCAAGGCACCCTCATGCGCCGCGCCGTCGATGCCGCGTGCCAGCCCCGAGACCACAGTGAACCCCTCCCCCGCCAGCGCCGCGGCGAACTCGCGGGCGATCTTGACCGCCGCCGCGCTCGAATTGCGCGCGCCGACCATGGCGACGCAGGGCTTGGCAGCGAGCGACAGGTCACCGCGAAAGGTGAGGATCGGCGGCGCGCTGTCGAGCTCGCCCAGCAGCGCCGGATAGTCAGGCTGGTCATGGAACAGGTAGCGCGCGCCGGCCTTGCGCACCGCCTCGACCTCGCGCTCGACCACCTCGGCGGCGACCGCACGATAGGCCCGCCCGCCGCGCTGGGCCAGATCGGGTAATGCCTCCAGCGCCGCCTCAGCCGTGCCGAACCGCGCCAGCAACTGGGCATAGCTGACCGGCCCGATATTAGGCGAGCGCAGCAGCCGGATGCGGGCAAAGGCTTCGGACTGGGAGAGTGACAAGCCTAAACTCCGTCATCCCAGCAAAAGCTGGGATCTCTCCGAACGGCAGTGCCAGCCTCAACCAGATCCCAGCTTTTGCTGGGAAGACGAAAAGGCAAGGAGATCACGACTTGCTGCCCACCTTGGGCTCCTCGCCCCGGCGCAATCGGCCGATATTCTCGCGGTGGAGCCAGAGAACGATCACTGCGATCAGCCCCAGCGCCGCGGCGAAGGTCGGCCGGTCGAAATACCACGCCGCCCCGACCGAGGCGACGGCTGCGCTCATCCCTGCCAGCGAGCTGATCCGCGTCAACGCCAGCATTCCGAGCCATACCACGGCATAGGTCAAGCCGATCGGCCAGCCGAGCCCGAAGCACACGCCCGCCGTGGTCGCCACGCCCTTGCCGCCCTTGAAGCCGAGCCAGACCGGGAAACAATGCCCCAGCACCGCCCCCAGCGCGGCCCAGCCGATATCGTTGGTGAACCAGCCCCAGGCAAGAAACACCGGGACGAAGCCCTTGAGCCCGTCGAGCAGCAAGGTCGCTGCGGCGATCCCCTTGTTGCCGGTGCGCAGCACATTGGTCGCGCCGATATTGCCGCTGCCGATCTCGCGCACGTCGCCCATGCCGGCCATACGGGTGAGGATCAGGCCGAACGGCACCGAGCCGAAGGCGTATCCCAGCAGCAGCGCCAGCGACGGGTCGATGTTGAAATCCATGTGCCAATTCCCCCACATCGAAACAGATGTAACGACTCACAGGAGCAACCGTCCCGCGCTTGTCGAACGACGGTTGTTTCCTCTACGGCAGGCAAACGCAAGCACAGCCCGCACGGAATTGGACTTTTGGACGCCAGCTCACCCATCCTGTTGTTCGATTCCGGTGTCGGCGGGCTGACGGTGCTGGCCGAGCTGCGCAAGCTGTTGCCGCAAGCGCCGCTGATCTATGCCGCCGACCTCGCCGGTCTGCCCTATGGCACCAAGAGCGAAGCCGAAGTCGCCGCGCGGGTCTGCGGCCTGCTGGGCCGGATGAGCGAACGCTACCACCCGCGCGCCATTTGCATTGCCTGCAACACCGCCAGCACGATCGCGCTGGGCATGGTCCGCGAAGTGCTCGAGGTGCCGGTGATCGGCACCGTCCCCGCGATCAAGCCGGCTGCCGCGATGACACGGACCGGAGTGATCGGCCTGTTCGGCACCGCCGCGACCGTGCGTCAGCCCTATGTCGACCGGCTCGAGGCCGAGTTCGCCGAGGGCAAGACCCTGCTGCGCCACGCTGCGCCCGGCCTCGTCGCCCTGGCCGAGGCCAAGCTGCGCGGCGAGGCGGTCGATCTTGCGGCGGTCCGGGCCGAGGTCGGCGGACTGCTTGATGCGCCGGGCGGCGAGCAAATCGATACGGTGGTGCTCGCCTGTACCCATTTCCCGTTGCTGGAAACGGAGCTGGCGCAAGTGTTCGGCTCGCAGGTTCGCTTCATCCACGGCGCGGAAGGCATCGCCCGGCGCATTGTTGCGATCACAGAAGGTCAGCCTTTCGATCAGCAGTCCGGGGATCTGTTCATCGCCACCGGCGAAGTGGCGGGAATCGAACGACTTTCCGCGCAACTTGCGGAATATGGCTTGGTGCGGATCGAGCGCTTCTAGCCGCCACGTCAATCCTGCGAATCGTTCGCAAAGATCGTGCTGGAATGGCGCGGAATTCCACACTATTTGACCCGCCAGCTCATGAACTACGATCAGATCTTCGACCAGGCGATCGACCGGCTCCACGCCGAAGGCCGCTACCGGGTCTTCATCGACATCCTGCGCAACAAGGGTGCCTATCCCAACGCGCGGTGCTTCCACGGGCACAACGGGCCCACGCCGATCACGGTATGGTGTTCGAACGACTATCTGGCGATGGGCCAGCACCCCAAGGTGATCGCGGCGATGGAAGAGGCGCTGCACGATGTCGGCGCCGGTTCGGGCGGCACGCGCAATATCGGCGGCAACACCCACTACCATATCGAGCTGGAGCGGGAACTGGCCGAGCTCCACGGCAAGGACGCGGCCTTGCTGTTCACCAGCGGCTATGTCTCCAACGATGCCACGCTCAGCACACTGGCCAAGCTGCTGCCGGGCTGTGTGATCTTCTCGGACGAGCTCAATCATGCCAGCATGATCGCCGGCATCCGCAATTCGGGAGCCGAGAAGCGGGTGTTCCGCCACAACGATATCGAACACCTCGAAGAGCTGCTTGCCGCCGAAGACCCTGCGACGCCCAAGCTGGTTGCCTTCGAAAGCGTCTATTCGATGGACGGCGACGTTGCCCCGATCCACGCGATCTGCGACCTGGCCGAGAAGTACAACGCCCTCACCTATATCGACGAAGTCCACGCTGTCGGCATGTATGGCGCGCATGGGGGCGGCATTTCCGAGCGCGACGAGGCCGCGCACCGGATCGACATTATCGAAGGCACCATGGGCAAGGCCTTCGGCGTGATGGGCGGCTATATCGCGGCCGATCGCAAGATCGTCGACTGCATCCGCAGCTATGCGCCCGGCTTCATCTTCACCACCTCGCTCGCCCCGCCGCTGGTGGCGGGTGTGCTCGCGTCCGTGCGGCACCTGAAGCAGTCGAGCATCGAGCGCGAGGGCCAGCAGGCTGCCGCCGCCACGCTCAAGGCGCTGATGCGCGATGCCGGGCTGCCGGTGATGGACAGCACCACGCATATCGTCCCGCTGATGGTCGGCGATCCCGTCCGCGCCAAGAAAATCAGCGACATCCTGCTCGCCGAATACGGCGTCTATGTGCAGCCGATCAATTTCCCCACCGTACCGCGCGGGACCGAACGCCTGCGCTTTACGCCGGGCCCGGCGCACAGCGAAGATATGATGCGCGAATTGGTCGATGCGCTGGTCGAGATATGGGACCGGATGGAACTGGCACTAAAGCAGGCGGCCTGACCCCCTGTTACCGGCGGCCTCGCCTGCCTAGATTGGCAGCATGAGCACCGATCATCCCCTGCGGCGGCATGTGCGCGAAAACGCGCCTCTGCTTGGCGTGGTGGCCGTGATGATCGCCGCATTCATCGGACTGGCCGCTCTTTCTCCTGGCGAGCCTACGGGCACAGGCAAGGATGCAAGCGGTCCCGCAATCGGCAAGAACGGCACCATGACGTCAGGGCTCGATGGCCTGCCGGCAGCGGCGAACGATACCGTCGTGCTGTCGGAACTTGCGCCTGACGATGCCCGTGCGCGCAATGCTCTGGTGGACTTCGCCAAGGTCGGCCCTGGCGCACCTAGGCCGTTCCAGTTTCGTGGCACAGCCGCCGACCGGATCCGCGCCCGCGATTGCCTCGCCCTCGCCGGCATGGCCGAGGCCGGCAGCGGCGACGGCGATCAGCGCGCCGTGATGCAGGTAATCCTCAATCGGGTGCGCCATCCGGCCTTCGCCAAGACCGTCTGCGGCGTGGTGTTCGAAGGGTCGCAGCGCGCCACCGGTTGCCAGTTCAGCTTTACCTGCGACGGCTCGCTTGCCCGGCGCTATGCCGATGCCTCATGGGCCGCAGCACGCAAGCGCGCGGAGGAAATGCTCGGCGGTGCCACCTATGCTCCGGTTGGCAATGCGACCCATTTTCATGCCGACTATGTCTATCCCTGGTGGAGCCCCCAGCTCGACAAGGTAGCGCAGGTCGGCGCGCATATCTTTTTCCGCTGGCGCGGGCATTGGGGGACGACTGCCGCGCTATCGGCCAGCTATGCTGGGACGGAGCCTGATCCGATGGCCTTGCGCCAAACCGCGATCGACGTGGCAGAGGCCAATCCCCTGCCGACACTCCCCGCAACGCCGACTCTGCTCGAGAGCGGTGAAGCGGTGCGAACAATCACGGCCACGGGAGCTTCCGACGTCAACGGTGCCGCTGTCGCAAGTGGCAGCCCCGGCTCACCCGCCGCTGGGGTCCACTTCGTGATCGTCTCGGGCAGCGAGTCGCCCGAAGCGCTGGTCGCCAAGGCCCGCATGCTGTGCCCGGGCGACCGCTATTGCCAGGTCTACGGCTGGAGCGATGCAGGCGATATCCCGGCCAAGCTGCCGCTTCCCGCCGCATCACGCCAGACACTGAAATTCAGCTTTCTGCCCGCCCGTGGCGGCAGTGGCGAGGCCGTCTACTTCGATTGCCAGCTGTTCCCGGCCCCGGCCATCGGCAGTTGTCTTCCCCGCGCCAGACCCTAGAATTCGGCGCATGATCCAGGGCGCCGAT contains the following coding sequences:
- the topA gene encoding type I DNA topoisomerase, which produces MQLVIVESPAKAKTIEGYLGKDFKVLASYGHVRDLPPKDGSVRPDEDFAMDWELYRDKQSRFKEIADAAKKADRLVLATDPDREGEAISWHVRELLAKRKALPAKVDRVTFNAITKAAVTEAMGRPRELDQPLIDAYLARRALDYLFGFTLSPVLWRKLPGAKSAGRVQSVALRLIVDREREIEAFRAEEYWSVVAKLLHDGTEFDARLVRFEGKKLDKMTLGNEGSALAAKAAVEQGRFTVEDIETKPLKRNPAPPFTTSTLQQEAARKLGYSASHTMRLAQSLYEAGAITYMRTDGVQMDMSAIMAARDAIAERFSEDYRPEKPRFYATKAKNAQEAHEAIRPTNFKREHAASGDEAKLYDLIFKRAMASQMSAAQLERTTVTLRDATGQHELRASGQVVKFPGYFAVYQESFDEKSEDDDDGLLPVMHKGDSPAKRGVEANQHFTQPPPRFSEASLVKRLEELGIGRPSTYASTIQTLRDRDYVRMEKNRFFAEESGRLLTVFLERFFPQYVAYDFTAGMEDELDTVSDGREEYKELLAKFWADFKPKADEVMEKLPSEVTEALDEYLSDYLFPPREDGSDPRACPQCLAEGRSGGRLALRGGKFGAFVACANYPECKFTRRFAQPGADGGAGEEDGVMGQHPVTGADIHRKTGRFGPYVEMEADGEKKRASIPKDLDDFDVEWAARLLDLPRIIGEHPETGKEIEANIGRYGPYLRHDGKYGKLTNTREVFEVGMNRAVDILAQAANRGAGGGRAKAEPIKALGTHPTSGGEIKVMPGRYGPYVTDGTTNATLPKDVKPEDVTEAQAIELIDARAAKGPPKKKGRKKAAPKKAAAKKNSPAKKKAAAPAGK
- the dprA gene encoding DNA-processing protein DprA; the encoded protein is MSLSQSEAFARIRLLRSPNIGPVSYAQLLARFGTAEAALEALPDLAQRGGRAYRAVAAEVVEREVEAVRKAGARYLFHDQPDYPALLGELDSAPPILTFRGDLSLAAKPCVAMVGARNSSAAAVKIAREFAAALAGEGFTVVSGLARGIDGAAHEGALSDPSRATIGVIASGIDIAYPPQHAELQERIGSEALLLAEQPPGTEPRGSHFPSRNRIIAGLAAGTLVVEAAPKSGSLITARLAGEAGREVMAIPGSPLDARSAGCNQLIREGVVLVQGPEDVVELLSSFEGTPRSSFREGGWHDFDHAPEELAKAEPADIASLLTTAPVAVDELIRQSGTSAASVQLALLELEIAGRLERHAAGRVSLR
- the plsY gene encoding glycerol-3-phosphate 1-O-acyltransferase PlsY — translated: MDFNIDPSLALLLGYAFGSVPFGLILTRMAGMGDVREIGSGNIGATNVLRTGNKGIAAATLLLDGLKGFVPVFLAWGWFTNDIGWAALGAVLGHCFPVWLGFKGGKGVATTAGVCFGLGWPIGLTYAVVWLGMLALTRISSLAGMSAAVASVGAAWYFDRPTFAAALGLIAVIVLWLHRENIGRLRRGEEPKVGSKS
- the murI gene encoding glutamate racemase, which gives rise to MFDSGVGGLTVLAELRKLLPQAPLIYAADLAGLPYGTKSEAEVAARVCGLLGRMSERYHPRAICIACNTASTIALGMVREVLEVPVIGTVPAIKPAAAMTRTGVIGLFGTAATVRQPYVDRLEAEFAEGKTLLRHAAPGLVALAEAKLRGEAVDLAAVRAEVGGLLDAPGGEQIDTVVLACTHFPLLETELAQVFGSQVRFIHGAEGIARRIVAITEGQPFDQQSGDLFIATGEVAGIERLSAQLAEYGLVRIERF
- the hemA gene encoding 5-aminolevulinate synthase, producing MNYDQIFDQAIDRLHAEGRYRVFIDILRNKGAYPNARCFHGHNGPTPITVWCSNDYLAMGQHPKVIAAMEEALHDVGAGSGGTRNIGGNTHYHIELERELAELHGKDAALLFTSGYVSNDATLSTLAKLLPGCVIFSDELNHASMIAGIRNSGAEKRVFRHNDIEHLEELLAAEDPATPKLVAFESVYSMDGDVAPIHAICDLAEKYNALTYIDEVHAVGMYGAHGGGISERDEAAHRIDIIEGTMGKAFGVMGGYIAADRKIVDCIRSYAPGFIFTTSLAPPLVAGVLASVRHLKQSSIEREGQQAAAATLKALMRDAGLPVMDSTTHIVPLMVGDPVRAKKISDILLAEYGVYVQPINFPTVPRGTERLRFTPGPAHSEDMMRELVDALVEIWDRMELALKQAA
- a CDS encoding cell wall hydrolase, producing the protein MSTDHPLRRHVRENAPLLGVVAVMIAAFIGLAALSPGEPTGTGKDASGPAIGKNGTMTSGLDGLPAAANDTVVLSELAPDDARARNALVDFAKVGPGAPRPFQFRGTAADRIRARDCLALAGMAEAGSGDGDQRAVMQVILNRVRHPAFAKTVCGVVFEGSQRATGCQFSFTCDGSLARRYADASWAAARKRAEEMLGGATYAPVGNATHFHADYVYPWWSPQLDKVAQVGAHIFFRWRGHWGTTAALSASYAGTEPDPMALRQTAIDVAEANPLPTLPATPTLLESGEAVRTITATGASDVNGAAVASGSPGSPAAGVHFVIVSGSESPEALVAKARMLCPGDRYCQVYGWSDAGDIPAKLPLPAASRQTLKFSFLPARGGSGEAVYFDCQLFPAPAIGSCLPRARP